One part of the Streptomyces lienomycini genome encodes these proteins:
- a CDS encoding nucleobase:cation symporter-2 family protein, giving the protein MALPAKGPATGPGSAATGPDSTPATGPGTTPPVHTEDAVTSVHPVDEKLHPSRLVPAALQHIAAMYAGVVTPPLIIGQACGLDIEGRTRLIAASLLIAGVATLLQTLGVKGFVGNRLPFVNAASSAGIAPILAIVETNTEGSRLPAVYGAVMVAGVFCLAVGPFFGRLLRFFPPLVTGVVITLIGVTLMPVPVGWAQGGDKTAADFGSMRNLALAASTLAVILVIQRFGKGFVKQVALLFGLLIGTLAAIPFGMADFGALDSAPIAALPAPFAFGAPEFQPAAILSLCIVMLVLMTESSAGMLALGEICDRRADAGVITRGLRTDGLATLIGPVFGGFPTSAFAQNVGVVSLTRVRSRYVVAVAGATLLVLGAFPVLGAVVSLVPMPVLGGAGIVLFGSIAVSGIRTLSEAGLDDSSNIILVAVALGAGIIPLAAPTFYAQFPAWAQTVLGSGISAGAIVAVALNLFFHHLGTRSRTTVPALKSS; this is encoded by the coding sequence ATGGCACTGCCTGCGAAAGGGCCCGCGACAGGCCCGGGTTCCGCCGCCACCGGCCCGGACTCCACCCCGGCCACCGGCCCCGGCACCACCCCGCCGGTGCACACCGAGGACGCCGTCACGTCCGTGCACCCGGTCGACGAGAAGCTCCACCCCTCGCGGCTCGTCCCCGCCGCGCTCCAGCACATCGCCGCCATGTACGCGGGCGTCGTCACCCCTCCGCTCATCATCGGCCAGGCCTGCGGCCTCGACATCGAGGGCCGCACCCGGCTGATCGCGGCCTCGCTGCTCATCGCGGGCGTCGCCACCCTGCTCCAGACCCTCGGCGTCAAGGGCTTCGTCGGCAACCGCCTGCCGTTCGTCAACGCCGCCTCCTCGGCCGGTATCGCGCCCATCCTCGCCATCGTCGAGACCAACACCGAGGGCAGCCGACTCCCCGCCGTCTACGGCGCGGTGATGGTCGCGGGTGTCTTCTGCCTCGCCGTCGGCCCGTTCTTCGGGCGGCTCCTGCGCTTCTTCCCGCCGCTGGTGACGGGCGTCGTCATCACCCTCATCGGCGTCACGCTGATGCCGGTCCCGGTCGGCTGGGCCCAGGGCGGCGACAAGACCGCCGCCGACTTCGGCTCGATGCGCAACCTCGCGCTCGCCGCCTCCACCCTCGCCGTCATCCTGGTCATCCAGCGCTTCGGCAAGGGCTTCGTCAAGCAAGTGGCACTGCTCTTCGGCCTGTTGATCGGCACCCTGGCCGCCATCCCCTTCGGCATGGCGGACTTCGGCGCCCTGGACTCCGCGCCGATCGCCGCCCTGCCCGCGCCCTTCGCCTTCGGCGCCCCCGAGTTCCAGCCCGCGGCCATCCTCTCGCTGTGCATCGTCATGCTGGTCCTGATGACGGAGTCGTCCGCCGGCATGCTCGCCCTCGGCGAGATCTGCGACCGCCGCGCCGACGCCGGGGTCATCACCCGCGGCCTGCGCACCGACGGCCTCGCCACCCTGATCGGCCCCGTCTTCGGCGGCTTCCCCACCTCCGCCTTCGCCCAGAACGTCGGCGTCGTCTCCCTCACCCGGGTGCGCAGCCGCTACGTCGTCGCCGTCGCCGGCGCCACCCTGCTCGTCCTCGGCGCCTTCCCCGTCCTCGGCGCGGTCGTCTCGCTGGTCCCGATGCCGGTCCTCGGCGGCGCGGGCATCGTCCTCTTCGGCTCCATCGCCGTCAGCGGCATCCGCACGCTGTCCGAGGCCGGACTCGACGACAGCTCCAACATCATCCTGGTCGCCGTGGCGCTCGGCGCGGGCATCATCCCGCTGGCCGCGCCGACCTTCTACGCCCAGTTCCCCGCCTGGGCGCAGACCGTGCTGGGCTCCGGCATCAGCGCCGGAGCCATCGTCGCGGTCGCCCTCAACCTGTTCTTCCACCATCTCGGCACCCGGAGCCGCACCACCGTTCCGGCACTCAAATCCTCCTAG
- a CDS encoding 8-oxoguanine deaminase, with amino-acid sequence MAAATAAERTVIENCAIATVDAGDTEYASGHVVIAGNRIESVGAGRAPEGLENVTARIDATGHLVTPGLVNTHHHFYQWITRGLATDHNLFDWLVALYPTWARVDEPMAHAAAQGSLAMMARGGVTTATDHHYIHPRGAGDLSGAIIRAARDMGVRFTLARGSMDRGESDGGLPPDFAVESLDGALAATEATVREHHDASFDAMTQVAVAPCSPFSVSIELMRQGAELARRLGVRLHTHGSETVEEEKFCHELFGMGPTDYFESTGWLGEDVWMAHCVHMNDSDIAAFARTGTGVAHCPSSNARLAAGIARVPDMLAAGVPVGLGVDGTASNESGELHTELRNALLINRLGAHREAALNARKALRLGTYGGAQVLGRAAETGSLEAGKLADLVLWRMDTLAHSSIADPVTALVFGAAAPVTASFVNGRRIVEDGRLLTVDEDAVARSTRDAARRLAQIAAQS; translated from the coding sequence ATGGCAGCAGCAACGGCAGCCGAGCGCACCGTCATCGAGAACTGTGCGATCGCCACCGTGGACGCGGGTGACACCGAGTACGCCAGCGGCCACGTCGTGATCGCCGGCAACAGGATCGAGTCCGTCGGCGCGGGACGAGCCCCCGAGGGCCTGGAGAACGTCACGGCCCGGATCGACGCGACCGGACACCTGGTCACGCCCGGTCTGGTCAACACCCACCACCACTTCTACCAGTGGATCACCCGGGGACTGGCCACCGACCACAACCTCTTCGACTGGCTGGTCGCGCTGTACCCGACCTGGGCGCGCGTCGACGAGCCGATGGCCCACGCCGCGGCCCAGGGCTCGCTGGCGATGATGGCCCGAGGCGGCGTCACCACCGCCACGGACCACCACTACATCCACCCCCGGGGTGCGGGCGACCTGTCCGGCGCGATCATCCGCGCCGCCCGCGACATGGGCGTCCGCTTCACCCTCGCCCGCGGCTCCATGGACCGCGGCGAGTCCGACGGCGGGCTGCCGCCGGACTTCGCCGTGGAGAGCCTGGACGGCGCGCTCGCCGCCACCGAGGCCACCGTCAGGGAACACCACGACGCCTCCTTCGACGCCATGACCCAGGTCGCCGTGGCCCCCTGCTCACCCTTCTCCGTCTCCATCGAACTGATGCGCCAGGGCGCCGAGTTGGCGCGTCGGCTCGGCGTGCGGCTGCACACCCACGGCTCGGAGACCGTGGAGGAGGAGAAGTTCTGCCACGAGCTGTTCGGCATGGGCCCGACCGACTACTTCGAGTCCACCGGCTGGCTCGGCGAGGACGTGTGGATGGCGCACTGCGTCCACATGAACGACTCCGACATCGCCGCCTTCGCCCGCACCGGCACCGGCGTCGCCCACTGCCCGTCCTCCAACGCCCGCCTGGCCGCCGGAATCGCCCGCGTCCCCGACATGCTCGCCGCCGGCGTCCCGGTCGGCCTCGGCGTCGACGGCACCGCCTCCAACGAGTCCGGCGAACTCCACACCGAACTCCGCAACGCCCTGCTGATCAACCGCCTCGGCGCCCACCGCGAGGCCGCGCTGAACGCCCGCAAGGCGCTGCGGCTGGGCACCTACGGCGGCGCACAGGTCCTCGGCCGGGCCGCCGAGACCGGCTCCCTGGAGGCGGGCAAGCTCGCCGACCTGGTGCTGTGGCGCATGGACACCCTCGCCCACTCCTCGATCGCCGACCCGGTGACCGCCCTGGTCTTCGGCGCCGCCGCCCCGGTCACCGCCTCGTTCGTGAACGGCCGCCGGATCGTCGAGGACGGCAGGCTGCTCACCGTCGACGAGGACGCCGTCGCCCGCTCCACCCGGGACGCGGCGCGACGCCTGGCGCAGATCGCCGCACAGAGCTGA
- a CDS encoding nucleobase:cation symporter-2 family protein, with the protein MADHPVDEKLPPLKMATTGLQHVAAMYAGVVAPPLIVGAAIGLSATELTFLTGACLFTAGLATFLQTLGIWKIGARLPFVNGVTFAGVAPMTAVVASTDDKSDTLPIIFGAVIVAGLLGFVAAPFFSKAIRFFPPVVTGTVITLIGISLLPVAFGWAQGPSPTADDFGSATNLGLAAITLVIVLVLRRFTRGFVKQIAVLLGLVAGTLIAIPFGVTDFGPVADADVVGFPTPFHFGAPQFQVAAILSMCVVMVVSMTESTADMLALGEIVDRPADEKTIAAGLRADTLGSALSPVFNGFMCSAFAQNIGLVAMTKIRSRYVVAVGGGFLVLMGLCPMAASLIAVVPRPVLGGAGVVLFGSVAASGIQTLVRASLDKDNNVLIVAVSLAVGIIPIAAPEFYHSFPENARIILDSGISTGCVAAVALNLVFNHIGGREREAEDVTHPMEAGTEITESSRAVAAP; encoded by the coding sequence GTGGCCGACCACCCTGTTGACGAGAAACTCCCGCCACTCAAGATGGCGACGACCGGCCTGCAACACGTGGCCGCCATGTACGCCGGAGTCGTCGCCCCACCCCTGATCGTGGGCGCGGCCATCGGCCTGAGCGCCACCGAACTCACCTTCCTCACCGGCGCCTGCCTCTTCACCGCGGGGCTCGCCACCTTCCTGCAGACCCTCGGCATCTGGAAGATCGGCGCCCGGCTGCCCTTCGTCAACGGCGTCACCTTCGCCGGTGTCGCCCCCATGACCGCGGTCGTCGCCTCCACCGACGACAAGTCCGACACGCTGCCGATCATCTTCGGGGCGGTCATCGTCGCCGGACTCCTCGGATTCGTCGCCGCCCCCTTCTTCAGCAAGGCGATCCGCTTCTTCCCGCCGGTCGTCACCGGCACCGTCATCACCCTGATAGGCATATCCCTGCTGCCCGTCGCCTTCGGCTGGGCGCAGGGACCGAGCCCCACCGCGGACGACTTCGGGTCGGCGACCAACCTCGGCCTCGCCGCGATCACCCTCGTCATCGTGCTGGTCCTGCGCCGCTTCACCCGCGGCTTCGTCAAGCAGATCGCCGTGCTGCTCGGCCTGGTCGCGGGCACGCTCATCGCCATCCCGTTCGGCGTCACGGACTTCGGCCCGGTCGCGGACGCGGACGTCGTCGGCTTCCCCACGCCCTTCCACTTCGGCGCCCCGCAGTTCCAGGTCGCCGCGATCCTCTCCATGTGCGTGGTGATGGTGGTCTCGATGACCGAGTCCACGGCCGACATGCTCGCCCTCGGCGAGATCGTGGACCGTCCGGCCGACGAGAAGACCATCGCCGCCGGCCTGCGCGCCGACACCCTGGGCTCCGCCCTCAGCCCGGTCTTCAACGGCTTCATGTGCAGCGCCTTCGCGCAGAACATCGGCCTGGTCGCGATGACGAAGATCCGCAGCCGCTACGTCGTCGCCGTGGGCGGCGGCTTCCTGGTCCTGATGGGGCTGTGCCCGATGGCCGCCTCGCTCATCGCCGTCGTCCCCCGCCCCGTGCTCGGCGGCGCCGGCGTCGTCCTGTTCGGTTCGGTCGCGGCCAGCGGCATCCAGACCCTGGTCCGGGCGAGCCTCGACAAGGACAACAACGTCCTGATCGTGGCGGTCTCCCTGGCCGTCGGCATCATCCCGATCGCGGCGCCGGAGTTCTACCACTCGTTCCCGGAGAACGCGCGGATCATCCTGGACTCCGGCATCTCCACCGGCTGCGTGGCCGCCGTCGCGCTCAACCTGGTCTTCAACCACATCGGCGGCCGGGAACGCGAGGCGGAGGACGTCACCCACCCGATGGAGGCGGGCACGGAGATCACCGAGTCCTCCCGGGCCGTGGCCGCGCCCTGA
- a CDS encoding DUF6086 family protein, whose translation MGYPFQTADGSRILWDPALRVGQAYVALAREAAELHGLPTGLTENERLGGSDVDPAAFQRFTQGLYDRYCSTNNFVLHGLLRGLLLSSIVMLEKTGGSIVRTPGREDGLLEDLDSYVRAMWTD comes from the coding sequence ATGGGTTACCCGTTCCAGACCGCCGACGGGTCAAGGATCCTCTGGGATCCGGCACTCAGGGTGGGCCAGGCCTACGTGGCACTCGCCCGGGAGGCCGCTGAACTGCACGGCCTGCCGACGGGCTTGACCGAGAACGAACGACTCGGTGGAAGCGATGTCGACCCGGCCGCGTTCCAGCGGTTCACCCAGGGGCTCTACGACCGGTACTGCTCCACCAACAACTTCGTGCTGCACGGCCTCCTGCGAGGTCTCCTGCTGTCCTCGATCGTGATGCTGGAGAAGACCGGCGGATCGATCGTCCGGACCCCGGGGAGGGAGGACGGTCTGCTGGAAGACCTGGACTCCTACGTGCGGGCCATGTGGACGGACTGA
- a CDS encoding ALF repeat-containing protein, with amino-acid sequence MSLTLTVGLLGSTPAPAEAAPTTSAGQLAALAEATPTDRGRVVDYWKEGGPGVKAAAEAALTGTDADLRTFLTAVDGIAYQDDRVTAAQMASVGGTELLTAARAALADTPAALEDFLDDGWQDPLEEDQRVQVARVISTAGPGVQDAGRAALNGTPDDVTAFLRQGQYAAREQDERVQVVQIISVGGQNVQAAGRLALQGTPEDRREFLDVGQFVARNKDTEHATVAELARQTKEAGRQAAEETEAAKAASAEAVEASELAKEAALKAQAEAEAAKDDTDKAARAAGRAAKAAAQAAASAQKAIDAARAANNSARIAANAASQAAAAAAAASQAAARAQSAAADAAVDADNAHAARTAAESARDIAKGADLAADAADQAFKAATAAGNAAASAISAGSNADAAADAAMKASSYAGDSSAAAAEARAAAAATKRHAQEANRAAAEAERLARKAATAAADARDAARSAATHARNAAAAADDAADHAGDAAKAATESTKHANAASEAANTASATVVKAQEIYQLAREVEAEELLGRTNAGIERAKDQAAADAARTAGLAELDQAARDRDTERDRLVALAAEPGADRAATAAQGRTLAVLTMKNGTAWGRAAAEAALAGDDDVVLDYLKNGWQTAREQDERTYVARLAEESATPEIRAAAETALAGDAAAVTAFVQEGQYQAASQSMRIAIAQIVSAAGPVVTEKGRAALGSGDPKKFSEFLVATQYTAQTQDERVRAAQLVSVGGPEVKSAARVALAGSPATLHAFIATGQYTAARKDQLTATHVAQVQKLIADASKIAATAQKDAALAQKVAAEARKAADDANGWAQKADEYADQAQGYADEAARHAKDAEASAASAAQSAATARAAAKDADRAAKDAALSATDATLSSEMAQVSASSAWVAAEQARASATAAGKDAEAANKAATEALVIATKKYREEEEARRKAAIAAKEKAMNDPGARAREIYRCGQALVPCDPQGFARWCTHNEVYCQILAYGDEFNDAMQGLWGVTAELTGLTELEACLDNKDLEHCWSLAADVLVSAKLKALNKAFDSLKWVKRGCKVVSRLTTLSAAQAAGAGKGCLEGETDYDVFDPDTGKKITDIDLFEDDILWEDKSVLGSWTDEGWLDKHIDAKFEKYLKARKQLPGEYQGASIGFRFTRPDQDARFVAAVEARFNKLREKYPDVHIMTKWF; translated from the coding sequence TTGTCCCTGACTCTGACCGTGGGCCTGCTGGGTTCCACACCCGCCCCGGCCGAGGCGGCACCGACGACGTCGGCGGGGCAGCTCGCCGCCCTGGCGGAGGCCACTCCCACGGACCGCGGCCGGGTCGTCGACTACTGGAAGGAGGGCGGCCCCGGGGTCAAGGCCGCGGCCGAGGCCGCGCTGACCGGGACCGACGCCGACCTCCGGACGTTCCTCACGGCCGTGGACGGCATCGCGTACCAGGACGATCGCGTCACCGCCGCCCAGATGGCCAGTGTCGGCGGTACGGAGTTGCTGACCGCCGCCCGAGCCGCCCTGGCCGACACCCCGGCCGCGCTCGAGGACTTCCTGGACGACGGCTGGCAGGACCCCCTGGAGGAGGATCAGCGGGTTCAGGTCGCCCGGGTCATCAGCACTGCCGGGCCGGGCGTCCAGGACGCCGGGCGGGCCGCGCTGAACGGTACCCCGGACGACGTCACCGCGTTCCTGCGCCAGGGCCAGTACGCCGCGCGTGAGCAGGACGAGCGTGTGCAGGTCGTCCAGATCATCAGTGTGGGCGGCCAGAACGTGCAGGCCGCAGGACGCCTGGCCCTGCAAGGTACACCGGAGGACCGCCGGGAGTTCCTGGACGTCGGCCAGTTCGTCGCGCGCAACAAGGACACTGAGCACGCCACGGTCGCCGAGCTGGCTCGGCAGACGAAGGAGGCGGGCCGGCAGGCGGCCGAGGAGACCGAGGCGGCCAAGGCGGCATCGGCCGAAGCGGTGGAGGCGTCCGAGCTGGCCAAGGAAGCGGCCCTCAAGGCCCAGGCCGAGGCCGAGGCCGCCAAGGACGACACGGACAAGGCCGCCCGTGCCGCGGGCCGTGCCGCCAAGGCGGCCGCCCAGGCCGCCGCCTCGGCCCAGAAGGCGATCGACGCGGCTCGTGCCGCGAACAACTCCGCGCGCATAGCCGCGAACGCCGCCTCCCAGGCCGCCGCCGCCGCAGCCGCCGCTTCCCAGGCCGCGGCCCGTGCCCAGTCCGCGGCGGCCGACGCGGCCGTGGACGCGGACAACGCGCACGCCGCGCGTACCGCCGCGGAGAGCGCGCGCGACATCGCCAAGGGCGCCGACCTGGCCGCTGACGCCGCCGACCAGGCGTTCAAGGCCGCCACCGCGGCCGGTAACGCCGCGGCCTCCGCCATCAGCGCGGGCAGCAACGCCGATGCGGCGGCCGACGCCGCGATGAAGGCGAGCAGCTACGCGGGTGACTCCAGCGCCGCCGCCGCCGAGGCGCGTGCCGCCGCGGCGGCCACCAAGCGCCACGCGCAGGAGGCCAACCGCGCGGCCGCCGAGGCCGAGAGACTGGCCCGCAAGGCCGCAACGGCGGCGGCGGACGCCCGCGACGCAGCACGGTCGGCCGCGACTCACGCGAGGAACGCCGCAGCCGCCGCGGACGATGCCGCCGACCACGCGGGCGATGCCGCCAAGGCGGCCACCGAGTCGACCAAACACGCGAATGCCGCCTCCGAGGCCGCGAACACGGCTTCGGCCACCGTGGTCAAGGCCCAAGAGATCTACCAGCTCGCCCGCGAGGTAGAGGCCGAGGAACTGCTCGGGCGCACCAACGCCGGTATCGAGCGTGCCAAGGACCAGGCGGCGGCGGACGCCGCCCGCACCGCCGGCCTGGCGGAGCTGGACCAGGCGGCCCGCGACCGGGACACCGAACGTGACCGGCTGGTGGCCCTGGCCGCCGAACCGGGCGCCGACCGGGCCGCGACGGCCGCCCAGGGGCGCACGCTCGCCGTGCTGACAATGAAGAACGGAACGGCCTGGGGACGCGCCGCGGCCGAAGCCGCACTGGCCGGTGACGACGACGTCGTCCTCGACTACCTGAAGAACGGCTGGCAGACCGCCAGGGAACAGGACGAGCGCACCTACGTCGCGCGCCTCGCCGAAGAGAGCGCGACACCGGAGATCCGAGCCGCGGCGGAGACCGCACTCGCCGGAGATGCCGCAGCCGTCACCGCCTTCGTCCAGGAGGGCCAGTACCAGGCGGCCTCCCAGAGCATGCGGATCGCCATCGCGCAGATCGTCTCCGCGGCCGGCCCGGTCGTCACCGAGAAGGGCCGGGCGGCACTCGGCAGCGGCGACCCGAAGAAGTTCAGCGAGTTCCTGGTCGCGACGCAGTACACCGCGCAGACCCAGGACGAGCGGGTCAGAGCCGCGCAGTTGGTCTCCGTGGGCGGTCCCGAGGTCAAGTCCGCGGCCCGCGTCGCGTTGGCGGGCTCACCCGCGACGCTGCACGCCTTCATCGCCACCGGCCAGTACACGGCGGCACGCAAGGACCAGCTCACGGCCACACACGTGGCGCAGGTCCAGAAGCTGATCGCGGACGCGTCGAAGATCGCGGCGACCGCCCAGAAGGACGCCGCGCTCGCCCAGAAGGTGGCCGCCGAGGCCCGCAAGGCGGCCGACGACGCCAACGGCTGGGCGCAGAAGGCGGACGAATACGCCGACCAGGCCCAGGGCTACGCCGACGAGGCGGCCCGGCACGCCAAGGACGCCGAGGCGTCGGCCGCCAGCGCGGCCCAGTCCGCCGCGACCGCGCGCGCCGCGGCCAAGGACGCCGACCGGGCCGCCAAGGATGCCGCCCTGTCCGCCACGGACGCCACCCTCTCCTCGGAGATGGCTCAGGTGTCGGCGTCCAGCGCCTGGGTCGCCGCCGAACAGGCACGCGCGTCGGCGACCGCGGCGGGCAAGGACGCCGAGGCCGCGAACAAGGCCGCCACCGAGGCCCTGGTCATAGCGACCAAGAAGTACCGTGAGGAGGAGGAAGCCCGCCGCAAGGCCGCCATCGCCGCCAAGGAGAAGGCGATGAACGACCCCGGCGCTCGTGCCCGCGAGATCTACCGCTGCGGGCAGGCCCTCGTCCCCTGCGACCCCCAGGGTTTCGCCCGCTGGTGCACCCACAACGAGGTCTACTGCCAGATCCTCGCCTACGGGGACGAGTTCAACGACGCCATGCAGGGGCTCTGGGGAGTCACCGCGGAACTCACCGGCCTCACGGAACTCGAGGCCTGCCTCGACAACAAGGACCTGGAACACTGCTGGTCTCTCGCGGCGGATGTCCTCGTGTCCGCCAAACTCAAGGCACTGAACAAGGCCTTCGACAGCCTCAAATGGGTCAAGCGCGGCTGCAAGGTCGTCTCCCGTCTGACCACCCTGTCGGCCGCGCAGGCGGCAGGGGCCGGCAAGGGGTGCCTCGAGGGTGAGACGGACTACGACGTGTTCGACCCCGACACAGGGAAGAAGATCACTGACATCGACCTCTTCGAGGACGACATCCTGTGGGAGGACAAGAGCGTTCTCGGGTCCTGGACCGACGAAGGTTGGCTCGACAAGCACATCGACGCTAAATTCGAGAAGTACCTGAAGGCTCGCAAGCAACTTCCCGGGGAGTACCAGGGCGCCTCGATCGGCTTCAGGTTCACCCGGCCGGACCAGGATGCGCGGTTCGTGGCGGCGGTCGAGGCCCGGTTCAACAAGTTGCGGGAGAAGTATCCGGATGTGCACATCATGACGAAGTGGTTCTGA
- a CDS encoding histidine phosphatase family protein encodes MGDLFLVRHGETEWSRSGRHTGLTDVPLTERGREQARSLVPLIRSHRIGAAFVSPFQRARETAELIGLHEVRVDTDLHEWDYGGYEGITTVEIHRSRPGWFLFDDGVAPGPPDHPGETPEQVGERADRMLARVEAAFADTEGCVVLVAHGHFLRVLTARHLGLPASHGALFQLGTGTLCRLGTEHGRPVIAAWNVRPPS; translated from the coding sequence ATGGGTGATCTTTTTCTGGTCCGGCACGGCGAGACCGAGTGGTCGCGCTCCGGGCGGCACACCGGGCTGACGGACGTACCGCTGACCGAGAGGGGGCGGGAGCAGGCGCGGAGCCTGGTCCCGTTGATCCGCTCGCACCGGATCGGGGCCGCGTTCGTCAGCCCGTTCCAGCGGGCCCGGGAGACGGCCGAGCTGATCGGGCTGCACGAGGTGCGCGTCGACACCGACCTGCACGAGTGGGACTACGGCGGCTACGAGGGGATCACGACCGTCGAGATCCACCGGAGCCGGCCCGGCTGGTTCCTGTTCGACGACGGGGTCGCGCCCGGGCCGCCGGACCACCCCGGGGAGACGCCCGAGCAGGTGGGCGAGCGGGCCGACCGGATGCTCGCCAGGGTCGAGGCCGCGTTCGCCGACACCGAGGGGTGCGTCGTGCTGGTGGCGCACGGGCACTTCCTGCGGGTGCTGACCGCCCGGCACCTCGGCCTGCCGGCGTCGCACGGGGCGCTGTTCCAGCTCGGCACCGGCACGCTGTGCCGACTGGGCACGGAGCACGGACGGCCGGTGATCGCCGCCTGGAATGTCAGACCTCCGTCGTAG
- a CDS encoding pyridoxal phosphate-dependent aminotransferase gives MEFRQSNKLSEVCYEIRGPVIEQANALEEAGHSVLRLNTGNPAAFGFEAPEEIVQDMIRMLPQAHGYTDSRGILSARRAVAQRYQALGLEVDVDDVFLGNGVSELISMAVQALLEDGDEVLIPAPDFPLWTAVTTLAGGKAVHYLCDERADWYPDLADMESKITDRTKAVVIINPNNPTGAVYPKEIVEGILDLARRHGLMVFADEIYDQILYDDAVHHSAAALAPDLVVLTFCGLSKTYRVAGFRSGWLVVTGPKQHAKDYLEGLTMLASMRLCANAPAQYAIQAALGGRQSVHELTAPGGRLREQRDVVWEKLNEIPGVTCVKPKGALYAFPRIDPKVHKIHDDERFVLDLLLREKIQVVQGTGFNWPSPDHFRILTLPHADDLEAAIGRIGRFLSGYRQ, from the coding sequence ATGGAGTTCCGGCAGTCGAACAAGCTCAGCGAGGTCTGTTACGAGATCCGCGGCCCGGTCATCGAGCAGGCCAACGCGCTGGAGGAGGCGGGGCACAGCGTGCTGCGCCTCAACACCGGCAACCCGGCCGCCTTCGGCTTCGAGGCGCCGGAGGAGATCGTGCAGGACATGATCCGCATGCTGCCGCAGGCGCACGGTTACACGGACTCGCGCGGCATTCTCTCCGCCCGCCGTGCCGTCGCCCAGCGCTACCAGGCGCTCGGCCTGGAGGTGGACGTGGACGACGTCTTCCTGGGCAACGGCGTCTCCGAGCTGATCTCCATGGCCGTGCAGGCCCTGCTCGAGGACGGCGACGAGGTCCTGATCCCCGCTCCCGACTTCCCCCTCTGGACGGCGGTGACGACCCTCGCGGGCGGCAAGGCGGTGCACTACCTCTGCGACGAGCGGGCCGACTGGTACCCGGACCTGGCCGACATGGAGTCGAAGATCACCGACCGCACCAAGGCGGTCGTCATCATCAACCCCAACAACCCCACCGGCGCCGTCTACCCCAAGGAGATCGTCGAGGGCATCCTCGACCTCGCCCGCCGGCACGGCCTGATGGTCTTCGCCGACGAGATCTACGACCAGATCCTGTACGACGACGCCGTGCACCACTCGGCCGCCGCCCTCGCCCCCGATCTGGTGGTCCTCACCTTCTGCGGCCTGTCCAAGACGTACCGGGTGGCGGGTTTCCGCTCCGGCTGGCTGGTGGTGACGGGGCCGAAGCAGCACGCGAAGGACTACCTGGAGGGCCTGACCATGCTGGCCTCCATGCGCCTGTGCGCCAACGCGCCCGCCCAGTACGCCATCCAGGCCGCGCTCGGCGGCCGCCAGTCCGTCCACGAGCTGACCGCCCCCGGCGGACGGCTGCGCGAACAGCGCGACGTGGTCTGGGAGAAGCTGAACGAGATCCCCGGCGTCACCTGCGTCAAGCCCAAGGGCGCCCTGTACGCGTTCCCGCGCATCGACCCGAAGGTCCACAAGATCCACGACGACGAGCGCTTCGTCCTGGACCTGCTGCTCCGCGAGAAGATCCAGGTCGTCCAGGGCACCGGCTTCAACTGGCCGAGCCCGGACCACTTCCGCATCCTCACGCTGCCCCACGCGGACGACCTGGAGGCGGCGATCGGACGGATCGGCCGCTTCCTGAGCGGCTACCGACAGTAG
- a CDS encoding winged helix-turn-helix transcriptional regulator: MSPRARRSYDQYCSAARALDAVGDRWTLLIVRELLAGPRRYTDLHADLPGVSTDVLASRLKDMERDGLTTRRRLPPPGAAYVYELTARGRALLPVLEALGAWGAGELGERRPTDAVRAHWFALPLLRALRAAGAGEGLVEVRSDEGDFHLYADTTGEGPGEGPVYGDGPAPAEPDARLVLDAVTCAALGRGEIALRDAVRDGRVRVTGDGPPAKALREG, encoded by the coding sequence ATGTCACCTCGCGCTCGCCGAAGCTACGACCAGTACTGTTCCGCCGCCCGCGCGCTCGACGCCGTCGGCGACCGCTGGACCCTGCTGATCGTCCGTGAGCTGCTCGCCGGTCCGCGGCGCTACACCGACCTGCACGCCGACCTGCCCGGCGTCAGCACGGACGTACTCGCCTCGCGGCTCAAGGACATGGAGCGCGACGGCCTGACGACGCGGCGCCGGCTGCCCCCGCCCGGCGCGGCGTACGTCTACGAACTCACCGCTCGCGGGCGGGCCCTGCTGCCCGTCCTCGAGGCGCTCGGCGCGTGGGGCGCCGGCGAACTGGGGGAGCGGCGGCCCACGGACGCCGTACGCGCGCACTGGTTCGCCCTGCCCCTGCTGCGGGCCCTGCGGGCGGCCGGGGCGGGCGAGGGGCTCGTCGAAGTCCGGTCGGACGAGGGGGACTTCCACCTGTACGCCGACACGACGGGCGAGGGCCCGGGGGAGGGCCCCGTGTACGGCGACGGGCCCGCGCCCGCGGAGCCCGACGCGCGACTCGTGCTGGACGCCGTGACCTGCGCGGCGCTCGGCCGCGGCGAGATCGCGCTGCGGGACGCGGTGCGGGACGGCCGCGTCCGGGTGACCGGCGACGGACCGCCGGCCAAGGCCCTGCGGGAGGGCTGA